A genomic segment from Pseudoduganella chitinolytica encodes:
- a CDS encoding endonuclease/exonuclease/phosphatase family protein — protein MKIKVATYNIHKGVSYRSKPRVVALKQAIAAFDADLIFLQEVQGQHDRIAARYGEERHGHRHWPQGSQHEFFAGESHQSVYGLNAQYDHGHHGNALLTRFPIAKWTNTDISDHAYEARGILHSIVETPKGTVHCYVIHLGLFEKSRVRQVEALIDAVNLSAPNGEPVIIAGDFNDWRNTLSAKLRKALGVVEVFDEVGAGSSLGDLVRTLARKQAAVRPARTFPAALPFFRLDRIYVRGFKVESAEVLHGQLWAKLSDHAPIVATLKLA, from the coding sequence ATGAAGATCAAAGTCGCCACCTACAACATCCACAAGGGCGTTTCCTACCGCAGCAAGCCGCGGGTAGTCGCCCTCAAGCAGGCCATCGCCGCGTTCGATGCCGACCTGATCTTCCTGCAGGAGGTGCAGGGGCAGCACGACCGCATCGCGGCCCGCTACGGCGAGGAGCGCCACGGCCATCGGCACTGGCCGCAAGGCAGCCAGCACGAGTTCTTTGCCGGCGAATCGCACCAGTCGGTCTACGGGCTGAATGCCCAGTACGACCACGGTCACCACGGCAATGCACTGCTGACGCGCTTTCCCATCGCCAAGTGGACCAACACGGACATCTCGGACCATGCCTACGAGGCGCGCGGCATCCTGCACTCGATCGTGGAAACGCCCAAGGGCACGGTGCACTGCTACGTGATCCACCTGGGCCTGTTCGAGAAAAGCCGGGTGCGCCAGGTGGAGGCGTTGATCGACGCCGTCAACCTGTCGGCACCGAATGGCGAGCCGGTGATCATCGCCGGCGACTTCAATGACTGGCGCAATACCCTGAGCGCCAAACTGCGCAAGGCGCTGGGCGTGGTGGAGGTCTTCGACGAGGTCGGCGCCGGCTCCAGCCTGGGCGACCTGGTCCGTACCCTGGCGCGGAAGCAGGCGGCGGTACGTCCGGCCCGCACCTTCCCGGCCGCCTTGCCCTTCTTCCGCCTGGATCGCATCTATGTGCGTGGCTTCAAGGTAGAATCGGCGGAGGTCCTGCATGGCCAGCTGTGGGCCAAGCTGTCGGACCACGCGCCGATTGTGGCTACCTTGAAACTTGCCTGA
- the clsB gene encoding cardiolipin synthase ClsB, whose protein sequence is MRPVEFIADNEVKLLHCGTEYFPALVEAIDAAQYDVYFETYIFADDETGQAVLAALMRAGQRGVTVRAITDWFGTGNGRSNRIHAALSEAGVEHRIFNPWFRRGVTRTHRKICVVDRCIAFVGGININDDMFCDYDHSIGLSAPRWDFAVAVEGPLVAAIHREAEAQWLRLGRMTLKHRIDLYNEMRRANKVAAESTVRAGFVVRDNLRNRQTIQKAYLNALGRARKSVLLANPYFAPGRKFRRALSQTAQRGVEVVLLIGVGEHWLQDAVAHSFYPKLLASGVKVVEYHKTQLHAKVAVIDDEWATVGSSNVDGLSLFLNQEANVVIKDAAFAVDLRRHIEAAVADGVEIHPHEYEHVGRFRRIGYEIAYVVYKTLMRIFAVGKYA, encoded by the coding sequence ATGCGTCCCGTTGAATTCATTGCCGATAACGAAGTAAAACTCCTGCACTGCGGTACCGAATACTTTCCCGCCCTGGTGGAAGCCATCGATGCCGCGCAGTACGACGTCTACTTCGAAACGTATATCTTCGCCGATGACGAAACGGGACAGGCCGTGCTGGCCGCACTGATGCGGGCCGGACAGAGGGGCGTGACCGTGCGCGCGATCACGGACTGGTTCGGTACCGGCAACGGCCGCTCGAACCGCATCCATGCGGCGCTCAGCGAGGCCGGCGTCGAGCACCGCATCTTCAATCCGTGGTTCCGCCGCGGCGTCACCCGGACGCACCGCAAGATCTGCGTGGTGGACCGCTGCATTGCATTCGTCGGCGGCATCAACATCAACGACGACATGTTTTGCGATTACGACCACAGTATCGGCCTGTCCGCGCCGCGCTGGGACTTCGCCGTCGCAGTCGAAGGCCCGCTGGTCGCCGCCATCCACCGGGAGGCGGAAGCGCAATGGCTGCGCTTGGGCCGGATGACATTGAAACATCGTATCGACCTGTACAACGAAATGCGCCGCGCCAACAAGGTCGCGGCCGAGTCGACGGTGCGGGCCGGCTTTGTCGTGCGCGACAACCTGCGCAACCGGCAGACCATCCAGAAGGCCTACCTGAACGCACTGGGACGCGCGCGCAAGAGCGTGCTGCTGGCCAACCCGTATTTCGCGCCAGGCCGCAAGTTCCGCCGCGCACTGTCGCAGACGGCGCAACGCGGCGTCGAGGTAGTGCTGCTGATCGGCGTGGGCGAGCACTGGCTGCAGGACGCCGTCGCCCATTCGTTCTACCCGAAGCTCCTTGCCTCCGGGGTCAAGGTGGTGGAATATCACAAGACCCAGCTCCACGCCAAGGTGGCCGTCATCGACGATGAATGGGCCACCGTGGGTTCTTCCAATGTGGACGGGCTGAGCCTGTTTTTGAACCAGGAAGCGAATGTCGTCATCAAGGACGCCGCCTTTGCCGTCGACCTGCGCCGGCATATCGAGGCGGCAGTGGCGGATGGGGTCGAAATCCATCCGCACGAGTACGAGCACGTCGGCCGCTTCCGCCGCATCGGCTACGAGATCGCCTACGTGGTCTACAAGACGCTGATGCGCATTTTCGCAGTGGGGAAATACGCTTGA
- a CDS encoding RNA-binding S4 domain-containing protein — MDNVRIDKWLWAARFFKTRNLAIDAIDNGKVKIGGDRVKPARLLKLGEKLHIDNGSDEWDVLVLGLSDKRQGAPIARTLYEETEESIARRQKEAERRKLFTEPAADFKGRPTKRDRRLRESIDHGE, encoded by the coding sequence ATGGACAATGTAAGGATCGACAAATGGCTGTGGGCGGCGCGCTTTTTCAAGACGCGCAACCTGGCCATCGACGCGATCGACAACGGTAAAGTGAAGATCGGCGGCGACCGTGTCAAACCGGCACGCCTCTTGAAGCTGGGCGAGAAGCTGCACATCGACAATGGCTCGGACGAGTGGGACGTGCTGGTGCTGGGCCTGTCCGACAAACGGCAGGGCGCCCCGATCGCCCGCACCCTCTACGAAGAGACGGAAGAATCGATCGCGCGGCGCCAGAAGGAAGCGGAGCGCCGCAAGCTGTTCACGGAACCCGCAGCCGATTTCAAGGGCCGCCCGACCAAGCGCGACCGTCGCCTGCGCGAGAGCATCGACCACGGAGAATAA
- a CDS encoding TetR/AcrR family transcriptional regulator, producing MRKGEMTRAAILDVALDLASRDGLEGLTIGLLADKMNMSKSGVFAHFGSREDLQLEVLKLYHRRFEQDVFYPSIKEPRGLPRLRAMFAHWVKRVSIEIASGCIYISGAVEYDDRPGPIREELVSMVGAWQSALLRAAQQAIECGHLKAGTDAQQLVYEMYGLILAVHHDARFLRIPGSVERASVGFNRLIENHQS from the coding sequence ATGCGCAAGGGTGAGATGACCCGTGCCGCCATCCTGGACGTGGCCCTGGACCTGGCCAGCCGTGACGGGCTGGAAGGGCTGACCATCGGTCTGCTGGCGGACAAGATGAACATGAGCAAATCGGGTGTGTTCGCCCACTTCGGTTCGCGTGAAGACTTGCAGCTGGAAGTATTGAAGCTGTACCACCGCCGCTTCGAGCAGGATGTGTTCTATCCCAGCATCAAGGAGCCCCGCGGCCTGCCGCGCCTGCGCGCGATGTTCGCGCACTGGGTCAAGCGGGTCAGTATCGAGATCGCGTCCGGCTGCATCTACATCAGCGGCGCCGTCGAGTATGACGACCGTCCGGGCCCGATCCGCGAGGAGCTCGTGTCGATGGTGGGCGCATGGCAGAGCGCGTTGTTGCGCGCGGCCCAGCAGGCCATCGAATGCGGCCACCTGAAGGCCGGGACGGATGCCCAGCAGCTGGTGTACGAGATGTACGGCCTGATCCTGGCCGTTCACCACGACGCCCGCTTCCTGCGCATTCCCGGCAGCGTGGAGCGCGCCAGCGTCGGCTTCAACCGTCTTATCGAAAACCATCAGTCCTAA
- a CDS encoding acyl-CoA dehydrogenase C-terminal domain-containing protein, translated as MGQYVAPIRDMQFVLHEFLKVEEQLKELPAHAETDADIINQVLEEGAKFTSEVLFPLNHSGDREGCKHDAETKTVTTPKGFKEAYKQYVEGGWAALACDPEFGGQGLPVVLNNSFYEMLNSSNQAWTMYPGLSHGAYECLKEHGTDEQKRLYLPKLVSGEWTGTMCLTEPHCGTDLGLLRTKAIPNEDGSWTITGNKIFISAGEHDMSENILHLVLARVPDAPEGSKGISLFLVPKYLPNNDGTVGERNPIFCGAIEEKMGIHGNSTCQMNLDGARGWIIGQPNKGLNAMFVFMNAARLGVGMQSLGLTEVAYQNALVYAKDRLQMRSLSGVKAADKPADPIIVHPDVRRMLLTAKAYAEGARAFSSYVALQIDRELNHPDEEVRKEAADEVALLTPVIKAFITDNAWIATSEAMQVYGGHGYISEWGMEQYVRDARINLIYEGTNTIQSLDLLGRKILMDNGAKLRKFGEKVRAFVEENGTDEAMSEFVTPLGELGEKVGKLTMEIGMKAFQNQDEVGAAAVPYLRVVGHLVYSYFFAQMAKIALEKKDSGDKFYEAKLQTTRFYFARLYPETAMLIRQARSGAANLMALDADLF; from the coding sequence ATGGGTCAATACGTCGCGCCAATCCGGGATATGCAATTCGTGCTGCATGAGTTCCTGAAGGTGGAAGAGCAGCTCAAGGAACTGCCGGCCCACGCCGAGACGGATGCCGACATCATCAACCAGGTACTGGAAGAGGGTGCGAAATTCACGTCCGAAGTGCTGTTCCCGCTGAACCACTCCGGCGACCGCGAAGGCTGCAAGCACGACGCCGAGACGAAGACCGTCACGACGCCGAAGGGCTTCAAGGAAGCGTACAAGCAGTACGTCGAAGGCGGCTGGGCCGCGCTGGCATGCGATCCGGAATTCGGCGGCCAGGGCCTGCCGGTCGTGCTGAACAACTCGTTCTACGAGATGCTGAACTCCTCCAACCAGGCGTGGACGATGTACCCGGGCCTGTCGCACGGCGCCTACGAGTGCCTGAAGGAACACGGCACCGACGAACAGAAGCGCCTGTACCTGCCGAAGCTGGTCTCCGGCGAATGGACCGGCACGATGTGCCTGACCGAACCGCACTGCGGTACCGACCTGGGCCTGCTGCGCACCAAGGCGATCCCGAACGAAGACGGTTCCTGGACCATCACCGGCAACAAGATCTTCATCTCGGCCGGCGAACACGACATGTCGGAAAACATCCTGCACCTGGTACTGGCCCGCGTGCCGGACGCACCGGAAGGCTCGAAAGGCATCTCGCTGTTCCTGGTACCGAAGTACCTGCCGAACAACGACGGCACCGTCGGCGAGCGCAACCCGATCTTCTGCGGCGCCATCGAAGAAAAGATGGGCATCCACGGCAACTCGACCTGCCAGATGAACCTGGACGGCGCCCGTGGCTGGATCATCGGCCAGCCGAACAAGGGCCTGAACGCCATGTTCGTGTTCATGAACGCCGCCCGCCTGGGCGTGGGCATGCAGTCGCTGGGCCTGACCGAAGTCGCGTACCAGAACGCGCTGGTGTACGCCAAGGACCGCCTGCAGATGCGCAGCCTGTCGGGCGTCAAGGCGGCCGACAAGCCAGCCGACCCGATCATCGTGCACCCGGACGTGCGCCGCATGCTGCTGACCGCCAAGGCCTACGCCGAAGGCGCGCGCGCATTCTCGTCGTACGTCGCACTGCAGATCGACCGCGAACTGAACCACCCTGACGAAGAAGTGCGCAAGGAAGCCGCCGACGAAGTCGCGCTGCTGACCCCCGTCATCAAGGCCTTCATCACCGACAACGCGTGGATCGCCACGTCGGAAGCGATGCAGGTGTACGGCGGCCACGGCTACATCTCGGAATGGGGCATGGAGCAGTACGTGCGCGACGCCCGCATCAACCTGATCTACGAAGGCACCAACACGATCCAGTCGCTGGACCTGCTGGGCCGCAAGATCCTGATGGACAACGGCGCCAAGCTGCGCAAGTTCGGCGAGAAGGTGCGTGCGTTCGTCGAAGAAAACGGTACCGACGAAGCGATGTCCGAATTCGTCACGCCGCTGGGCGAGCTGGGCGAAAAAGTGGGCAAGCTGACGATGGAAATCGGCATGAAGGCCTTCCAAAACCAGGACGAAGTGGGCGCCGCCGCCGTGCCTTACCTGCGCGTCGTGGGTCACCTGGTGTACAGCTACTTCTTCGCGCAGATGGCCAAGATCGCGCTGGAGAAGAAGGACTCGGGCGACAAGTTCTACGAAGCCAAGCTGCAGACCACCCGCTTCTACTTCGCGCGCCTGTACCCTGAAACCGCGATGCTGATCCGCCAGGCCCGTTCCGGTGCCGCGAACCTGATGGCGCTGGACGCCGACCTGTTCTAA
- a CDS encoding 3-hydroxyacyl-CoA dehydrogenase/enoyl-CoA hydratase family protein has translation MSNFSVKKVAVLGAGVMGAQIAAHCVNAKVQVVLFDLPGKEGTPKNGIVLKAIEGLKKLSPAPLGDKEDAALIQVANYEDNLDQLADCDLIIEAIAERLDWKHDLYKKVAPHIGQNAIFASNTSGLPIHQLAEGFDADLKARFCGVHFFNPPRYMHLVELIPTEATRPEILDQLETFLTSVLGKGVVRAKDTPNFIANRVGIFGMLATIHQAEKFGLSVDVVDDLTGAKLGRAKSGTFRTADVVGLDTMGHVIKTMQDNLKDDPFAAVYKTPDVLAKLIEKGALGQKAGGGFYKKVGKEIQRLDFASGEYVAGGAKAADIIARILKEKDPVKKFKALRESTNPQGQFLWAIFRDAFHYIAYHLESIADNARDVDFAMRWGFGWKIGPFETWQAAGWKQIAEWVKEDIDAGKALTNAPLPAWVFEVDGVHTAEGSFSAASKKFVPRSNLEVYKRQEFRAPVLGEGAVDATKAGTTVFEDDSVRLWHSGDEVLVVSIKTKMHVIGQGVIDGLKRALKEAEQNFKGMVIWGTDAAEGGAFSAGADLQSALPAFMAGGAKALDPLIRDLQNTFMAMKYSNVPVVAAVAGLALGGGCEMALHASRRVASIESYIGLVEVGVGLIPAGGGLKEAAVRAAKEAKGNDILQFLKTGFTNAATANVSKSALEAKAMGYLKEDDIIVFNPYELLHVAKVTARSMFDAGYRAPLQRPVPVTGRYGWGTIRGQLVNMRDGGFISAHDYKLGDMIAEIVSGGDIDQGSVVSEQWLLDMERKAFLELLNNPKTQERIMGMLQTGKPVRN, from the coding sequence ATGAGCAACTTCAGTGTGAAAAAAGTCGCCGTCCTGGGCGCCGGTGTGATGGGCGCGCAGATCGCCGCCCACTGCGTCAATGCCAAGGTCCAGGTCGTGCTGTTCGACCTGCCAGGGAAAGAAGGCACCCCGAAGAACGGTATCGTCCTCAAAGCCATCGAAGGCCTGAAAAAGCTGTCGCCGGCACCGCTGGGCGACAAGGAAGACGCCGCCCTGATCCAGGTCGCGAACTATGAAGACAACCTGGACCAGCTGGCCGACTGCGACCTGATCATCGAAGCGATCGCCGAGCGCCTGGACTGGAAGCACGACCTGTACAAGAAGGTCGCGCCGCACATCGGCCAGAACGCCATCTTCGCCTCCAACACGTCGGGCCTGCCGATCCACCAGCTGGCCGAAGGTTTTGATGCGGACCTGAAGGCACGCTTCTGCGGCGTGCACTTCTTCAACCCGCCGCGCTACATGCACCTGGTCGAACTGATCCCGACCGAAGCGACGCGTCCGGAAATCCTCGACCAGCTGGAGACGTTCCTGACGTCCGTGCTGGGCAAGGGTGTCGTGCGTGCGAAAGACACGCCGAACTTCATCGCCAACCGCGTCGGCATCTTCGGCATGCTGGCCACCATCCACCAGGCCGAGAAATTCGGCCTGTCCGTGGACGTCGTCGACGACCTGACCGGCGCCAAGCTGGGCCGCGCCAAGTCCGGCACGTTCCGCACGGCGGACGTGGTCGGCCTGGACACGATGGGCCACGTCATCAAGACGATGCAGGACAACCTGAAGGACGACCCGTTCGCCGCCGTCTACAAGACGCCGGACGTGCTGGCCAAGCTGATCGAGAAGGGCGCCCTGGGCCAGAAGGCCGGCGGCGGCTTCTACAAGAAGGTCGGTAAAGAGATTCAACGCCTCGACTTCGCCAGCGGCGAATACGTGGCAGGCGGCGCGAAAGCGGCCGACATCATCGCCCGCATCCTGAAGGAAAAGGACCCGGTCAAGAAATTCAAGGCGCTGCGCGAATCGACCAACCCGCAAGGCCAGTTCCTGTGGGCGATCTTCCGCGACGCGTTCCACTACATCGCCTACCACCTGGAATCGATCGCCGACAACGCCCGTGACGTGGACTTCGCCATGCGCTGGGGCTTCGGCTGGAAGATCGGTCCGTTCGAAACGTGGCAGGCCGCCGGCTGGAAGCAGATCGCCGAGTGGGTCAAGGAAGACATCGACGCCGGCAAGGCCCTGACCAATGCGCCGCTGCCAGCGTGGGTGTTCGAAGTCGACGGCGTGCACACGGCCGAAGGTTCGTTCTCCGCCGCGTCGAAGAAATTCGTGCCACGTTCGAACCTGGAGGTCTACAAGCGCCAGGAGTTCCGCGCACCGGTACTGGGCGAAGGCGCAGTCGATGCGACGAAGGCCGGCACCACCGTGTTCGAAGACGATTCCGTGCGCCTGTGGCACTCGGGCGACGAAGTCCTGGTCGTATCGATCAAGACCAAGATGCACGTCATCGGCCAGGGCGTCATCGACGGCCTGAAGCGCGCGCTGAAGGAAGCGGAACAGAACTTCAAGGGCATGGTCATCTGGGGTACGGATGCGGCCGAAGGCGGCGCGTTCTCCGCCGGCGCCGACCTGCAATCGGCCCTGCCAGCCTTCATGGCCGGCGGCGCGAAAGCCCTCGATCCCTTGATCCGCGACCTGCAGAACACCTTCATGGCGATGAAGTACTCGAACGTGCCGGTCGTCGCCGCGGTGGCTGGCCTGGCGCTGGGCGGCGGCTGCGAAATGGCGCTGCACGCGTCGCGTCGCGTCGCGTCGATCGAGTCCTACATCGGCCTGGTCGAAGTGGGCGTGGGCCTGATCCCTGCCGGCGGCGGCCTGAAAGAGGCGGCTGTCCGCGCGGCGAAAGAAGCCAAGGGCAACGACATCCTGCAATTCCTGAAGACGGGCTTCACCAACGCGGCCACCGCGAACGTGTCGAAGTCGGCCCTGGAAGCGAAGGCCATGGGTTACCTGAAGGAAGACGACATCATCGTCTTCAACCCGTACGAACTGCTGCACGTGGCGAAAGTGACCGCGCGCTCGATGTTCGACGCGGGTTACCGCGCACCGCTGCAGCGCCCGGTGCCCGTCACCGGCCGTTACGGCTGGGGCACGATCCGCGGCCAGCTGGTCAACATGCGCGACGGCGGCTTCATCTCCGCCCACGACTACAAGCTGGGCGACATGATCGCCGAGATCGTGTCGGGCGGCGACATCGACCAGGGCAGCGTGGTGTCGGAGCAGTGGCTGCTGGACATGGAACGTAAAGCCTTCCTGGAACTGCTGAACAACCCGAAAACGCAAGAGCGGATCATGGGCATGCTGCAGACCGGCAAGCCGGTGCGGAACTAA
- a CDS encoding acetyl-CoA C-acyltransferase, translating into MSKQLQDAYIVAATRTPIGKAPRGMFNKTRPDDLLVHAIRGAMAAVPNLDPALIVDAIIGCSFPEAEQGFNIARNSVVLAGLPNTVGGVTVNRYCASGITALAMAADRIRVGEADVMIAGGVESMSMVPMMGHHPSINMDTFKDENVGLAYGMGLTAENVAKQWKVSREDQDAFGLESHRRAIAAQQAGYFKDEITPVEITTRTPDLRTGEIKVGKRTVDADEGPRADASMEGMAKLKPVFAAKGSVTAATSSQMSDGAGALIVVSEKILREHNLTPLAKFSSFAVRGVPPEIMGIGPKVAIPAALAAAGITQDQLDWIELNEAFAAQALAVIRDLNLDTSKVNPMGGAIALGHPLGATGAIRAATVVHALRRNNLKYGMVTMCVGAGMGAAGIIERV; encoded by the coding sequence ATGAGCAAACAACTTCAAGACGCATACATCGTCGCAGCGACCCGCACCCCGATCGGCAAGGCGCCACGCGGCATGTTCAACAAGACCCGCCCGGACGACCTGCTGGTGCACGCGATCCGCGGCGCCATGGCCGCCGTGCCGAACCTGGACCCGGCGCTGATCGTCGACGCGATCATCGGCTGCTCGTTCCCGGAAGCGGAGCAGGGCTTCAACATCGCCCGTAACTCGGTCGTGCTGGCCGGCCTGCCGAACACGGTGGGCGGCGTCACCGTCAACCGCTACTGCGCCTCGGGCATCACCGCCCTGGCCATGGCGGCGGACCGCATCCGCGTCGGCGAAGCCGACGTGATGATCGCCGGCGGCGTCGAATCGATGTCGATGGTGCCGATGATGGGCCACCACCCGTCGATCAACATGGACACGTTCAAGGACGAGAACGTGGGCCTGGCCTACGGCATGGGCCTGACGGCCGAGAACGTGGCCAAGCAGTGGAAAGTGTCGCGCGAAGACCAGGATGCCTTTGGCCTGGAATCGCACCGCCGCGCCATCGCCGCCCAGCAAGCCGGCTACTTCAAGGACGAGATCACGCCCGTCGAGATCACGACCCGCACGCCTGACCTGCGCACCGGTGAGATCAAGGTTGGCAAGCGTACCGTCGATGCGGACGAAGGCCCGCGTGCCGACGCGTCGATGGAAGGCATGGCCAAGCTGAAGCCGGTCTTCGCCGCCAAGGGTTCCGTGACGGCGGCAACGTCGTCGCAGATGTCCGACGGCGCCGGCGCGCTGATCGTCGTCTCCGAAAAAATCTTGCGCGAGCACAACCTGACGCCGCTGGCCAAGTTCTCGTCGTTTGCCGTGCGCGGCGTGCCGCCGGAAATCATGGGTATTGGTCCGAAGGTGGCGATTCCTGCCGCGCTGGCAGCAGCCGGCATCACGCAGGACCAGCTGGACTGGATCGAGCTGAACGAAGCCTTCGCCGCCCAGGCGCTGGCCGTCATTCGCGACCTGAACCTGGACACCAGCAAGGTCAACCCGATGGGCGGCGCGATCGCCCTGGGCCACCCGCTGGGCGCGACCGGTGCGATCCGCGCCGCGACCGTCGTGCACGCACTGCGCCGCAACAACCTGAAGTACGGCATGGTGACGATGTGCGTGGGCGCCGGCATGGGCGCGGCTGGTATCATCGAGCGCGTGTAA
- a CDS encoding enoyl-CoA hydratase, with translation MDILVSKEGGILTLEFNRPERKNAITSAMYQTLADAINAAESDNEVRAILIAGKPEIFTAGNDLDDFMKTARPSTAEEFANRPVFQFMRALSGSTKPVVAAVGGLAIGIGTTLLMHCDLVYAGDSAKFSVPFTQLGLCPEFGSSMLMPLAAGHARAAEKLMLGEPFTAREAYDMGIVSKVLPAAEMLDFARAQAAKLVALPAASIRTTKGLMTQGRKEELNAIIAKESKLFGEMLLAPEAKEAFMAFFEKRKPDFTKFA, from the coding sequence ATGGACATCCTCGTCAGCAAAGAAGGCGGCATCCTCACGCTGGAATTCAACCGCCCGGAGCGCAAGAACGCGATCACCTCCGCGATGTACCAGACGCTGGCCGACGCCATCAACGCGGCGGAAAGCGACAACGAAGTGCGCGCCATCCTGATCGCCGGCAAACCGGAGATCTTCACGGCGGGGAACGACCTGGACGACTTCATGAAGACGGCGCGTCCATCGACGGCCGAGGAATTCGCCAACCGTCCCGTGTTCCAGTTCATGCGCGCGCTGTCCGGTAGCACGAAGCCCGTGGTGGCGGCTGTCGGTGGCCTTGCCATCGGCATCGGCACCACGCTGCTGATGCACTGCGACCTGGTCTACGCCGGCGACAGCGCCAAGTTCTCCGTGCCGTTCACGCAACTGGGCCTGTGCCCGGAATTCGGCTCGTCGATGTTGATGCCGCTGGCCGCCGGCCACGCGCGCGCCGCCGAGAAGCTGATGCTGGGCGAGCCGTTCACTGCTAGGGAAGCCTACGACATGGGTATCGTCTCGAAAGTGCTGCCGGCCGCCGAGATGCTGGACTTCGCGCGCGCGCAAGCGGCCAAGCTGGTCGCGCTGCCGGCCGCGTCGATCCGCACCACCAAGGGCCTGATGACGCAGGGCCGCAAGGAAGAGCTGAACGCCATCATCGCCAAGGAAAGCAAGCTGTTTGGCGAGATGCTGCTGGCGCCGGAAGCGAAGGAAGCGTTCATGGCCTTCTTCGAGAAGCGCAAGCCGGACTTTACGAAGTTCGCGTAA
- a CDS encoding sigma-70 family RNA polymerase sigma factor yields MTTAAEEFDYEAALRGCARGEAQALRRLYQQESPRLLGVALRIVRERQAAEDVLHDAFVSIWTKAGSFDAARGSGRGWIYSIVRHQALDAIRNGSQQVAVSEDALDAIDSEAALQRQHQVADAFELRANLGRLHDCLTQLDASKRNSILYAYVDGCTHSEIAERLQSPLGTVKAWIKRGLTALRECMV; encoded by the coding sequence GTGACAACCGCTGCCGAAGAATTCGACTATGAAGCCGCCTTGCGCGGTTGTGCGCGAGGCGAAGCGCAGGCGCTGCGCCGCCTGTACCAACAGGAGAGTCCACGCCTGCTGGGGGTGGCGCTGCGCATCGTACGCGAGCGCCAGGCGGCGGAAGATGTGCTGCACGACGCCTTTGTCAGCATCTGGACCAAGGCGGGCAGTTTCGACGCGGCCCGCGGTTCGGGGCGCGGCTGGATCTACAGCATCGTGCGGCACCAGGCGCTCGACGCGATCCGCAATGGATCGCAGCAAGTGGCCGTCAGCGAAGACGCGCTGGACGCCATCGACAGCGAAGCGGCGCTGCAAAGGCAGCACCAGGTGGCCGATGCGTTTGAATTGCGCGCCAACCTGGGCCGGCTGCACGACTGCCTCACGCAGCTCGACGCGTCCAAGCGCAACAGCATCCTGTACGCCTACGTCGACGGCTGTACCCATTCGGAAATCGCCGAACGCCTGCAGTCGCCGCTGGGCACCGTCAAGGCATGGATCAAGCGCGGCCTGACCGCGCTGCGGGAGTGCATGGTATGA
- a CDS encoding anti-sigma factor: MNPIRDPHELAGEYVLGTLDAAQRREVELALRDDAALRAAVAAWEERLLPLASLAEPVVPSAALWARIELSTLPRARPEAPAARWWNGLGLWRGLAAGGFAAAAIMAVVVGMRLQAPPASPAYMVVLAQPESMTPGWIVRVNDSRMLRLEPLVRTEVPAQKALQLWTKADGWKLPVSLGLVTPGRPFEVRLDKLPPLQPNQLFEITLEPANGSPIGRPTGPILFIGRAVKTM, translated from the coding sequence ATGAACCCGATCCGCGATCCGCACGAACTGGCCGGCGAGTACGTGCTCGGCACCCTCGACGCGGCGCAGCGCCGCGAAGTCGAACTGGCGCTGCGCGATGACGCCGCCCTGCGCGCCGCCGTTGCCGCATGGGAGGAGCGCCTGCTGCCGCTGGCCAGCCTGGCCGAACCGGTGGTGCCCTCGGCCGCCCTGTGGGCACGCATCGAGCTCAGCACCCTGCCGCGGGCACGGCCGGAAGCGCCGGCTGCACGCTGGTGGAACGGCCTCGGCCTGTGGCGCGGCCTGGCAGCCGGCGGCTTTGCTGCGGCGGCCATCATGGCGGTCGTGGTGGGCATGCGGCTGCAGGCGCCGCCCGCCTCGCCCGCCTATATGGTGGTGCTGGCCCAGCCGGAGAGCATGACACCGGGCTGGATCGTGCGCGTCAACGACAGCCGGATGCTGCGCCTCGAACCCCTGGTACGAACCGAAGTGCCGGCGCAGAAGGCGCTGCAGCTGTGGACCAAGGCCGACGGCTGGAAACTTCCTGTTTCGCTGGGCCTGGTCACGCCGGGCAGGCCATTCGAGGTGCGGCTGGACAAGCTGCCACCGCTGCAGCCGAACCAGCTGTTCGAGATCACGCTGGAACCGGCCAACGGCTCGCCGATCGGCCGGCCGACAGGGCCGATCCTGTTTATCGGCCGGGCCGTCAAGACGATGTAA